In Rhizobium sp. CIAT894, the genomic window ATCGTCGATCTCGACGAACACCTGCCGATGTCCTATCACGTCGCCTTCAACCATCGCAAAGCCGCCGCCGATGCCTGCGCCGTCATCATCGAAGCGGCGGCGAGACTTACATCGGAAGCCGTCGCGCAGACCATGGCGCGCGCCGAAGCCAGGGAGAGCGCCGCGTGACCATCCTGCTGGAAGTGTGTGTGGATAGCGCCGAGGGCCTTGCCGCCGCGGTCGCCGGCGGCGCCGGCCGGATCGAGCTCTGCTCGGCGCTGGAGCTTGGCGGCCTGACGCCGCTGCCGAGCCTGATGCGGATCGCCGCCCGGGCGCCCATCCCGGTCTACGCAATGATCCGCCCGCATGCCGGCCCCTTCATCTTCGGGGCGGCGGACGAGGAAGCGATGCTGCTCGATATCGATGCCGTGCGCGCCGCAGGCCTCGCCGGCGTCGTCATCGGTGCCAACCGGCCCGACGGCACGCTCGACATGCCGCTGATCCACCGGCTGAAAGCGCATGCATCAGGCCTCGGCTCGACGCTGCACCGCGCCTTCGACCTGGTGCCGGATGCCGATCAGGCGCTGGAACAGGCGGTCGAACTCGGCGTTGAGCGCATCCTCACCTCCGGCTGCGCGCTGAAGGCCGCCGACGGAATCGAAACCCTGCAACGCCTCTCGGCCAAGGCTGCCGGCCGCATCTCGATCATGCCCGGCAGCGGCATCCGCCCGGCCAATGTCACCGCCATCTTACAGACGACCGGCGCTCGCGAGATCCATGGTTCCTGCAGCTCACCTGTGGAAAGCGCCGACCCCCGCGCGGTCGCCTTTGGTTTCGAGGCGAAGAGTGCGAATAAGACGGATGTTGCGGTGGTCAGGGAGATGTGTAGGGCGATTGCGGCGGTGGGTTAGCAGTTTCGCAATTCCGGACGGAAAGCGTTTTGTGCTTTTGAAACACGCAGTGCTTGCCGCATGGGTCCTCGGGTCAAGCCCGAGGATGACGGAGGGTGGGGGAGCCGATGTGGCAAGGACCGCAAGGGTGTGTGGTTCTATTGGAATTGCCGTCTTTGTCTAAGCGATCCGCACACAAAACCACCCGCGCATTTTGCTGGGATTCTTCCGAATCTCCCGCCTCTTGCCGCGTGGGTTTCCCCACTCTCCGTCATACTCGGGCTTGACCCGAGTATCCATGCCGAGCACTCCACGCGCATGTTCGGCGCCGTACCTCAACCAACCCGGATCACCGCCTTGATCAACCCGCTCTTCTCATGCGCCCAGCGGGCGAGGTCGCGCGGTGCGTCGGCGAGCGTCGTGCGGTGGGTGATGAGCTTGTCCACCGGCACCAGCCCCTTGGCGATCGAAGCCGCCACATGTTCGAAATCGACGCGGGTGGCGTTGCGGCTGCCGATCAGCATCATTTCGCGCTTGTGGAATTCCGGGTCGGAGAAGCGGATGTCGTCCTTGACGACGCTGACCAGCACCAGCGCGCCGCCATGGGCGACGAAGGAGAAGGCCTTTTCCATCGACGGGCCGTAGCCGGTCGCATCGAACACCACGTCGAAACCGTCGCCATTGGTCTTTTCCTTGACGGCTTCGGCCGTCGCCTCGTTGGCGACGATGCCTGATGTGAAGCCGAAGCGCTCGGCCGCCATCTGCAGCCGCTCTGCGCTGGTATCGAGCAGCGTCACGTCATGGCCGGCGATCCGCGAAAAGATCGCCGCCCCGAGCCCGATCGGCCCGGCGCCGATGACGAGCGA contains:
- a CDS encoding copper homeostasis protein CutC, giving the protein MTILLEVCVDSAEGLAAAVAGGAGRIELCSALELGGLTPLPSLMRIAARAPIPVYAMIRPHAGPFIFGAADEEAMLLDIDAVRAAGLAGVVIGANRPDGTLDMPLIHRLKAHASGLGSTLHRAFDLVPDADQALEQAVELGVERILTSGCALKAADGIETLQRLSAKAAGRISIMPGSGIRPANVTAILQTTGAREIHGSCSSPVESADPRAVAFGFEAKSANKTDVAVVREMCRAIAAVG
- a CDS encoding zinc-binding alcohol dehydrogenase family protein — its product is MKAVVCREPGVLEIAERPSPAAPAPGWVRLAVSHVGICGTDYHIFEGKHPFLEYPRVMGHEISATVIEAGDGVALTAGTPVIVNPYLSCGQCVACIKGKPNCCTNIKVLGVHTDGAFCEEISVPAENLYPAQGLSLEAAATTEFLAIGAHAVRRSLTGAGARSLVIGAGPIGLGAAIFSRIAGHDVTLLDTSAERLQMAAERFGFTSGIVANEATAEAVKEKTNGDGFDVVFDATGYGPSMEKAFSFVAHGGALVLVSVVKDDIRFSDPEFHKREMMLIGSRNATRVDFEHVAASIAKGLVPVDKLITHRTTLADAPRDLARWAHEKSGLIKAVIRVG